One part of the Quercus lobata isolate SW786 chromosome 7, ValleyOak3.0 Primary Assembly, whole genome shotgun sequence genome encodes these proteins:
- the LOC115951271 gene encoding uncharacterized protein LOC115951271, giving the protein MSILNASAALRMNFMSPPLLPPSPTFSKIHSNTLATTRITTRRTLVISPSFAMKKETSEPLDKVEEEMEEPRETLLYSFTPLPLFFMAALPGAGAVRSLFGPFVELIKSWNLPGWLVHWGHPGNMAVVLFAMGGYGTYLGFRIRFSDDVEEKAMAKDLHPKLLAGMFFFFALGATGGITALLTSDKPIFESPHAVTGLTGLALLTLQTTLPALFENNPGLRNVHGILGSGIMTLFLVHAALGLQLGLSF; this is encoded by the exons ATGTCAATACTCAATGCCTCTGCTGCTCTTCGTATGAATTTTATGTCTCCTCCTCTGCTTCCTCCCTCACCAACTTTTTCCAAAATCCATTCTAACACGTTGGCTACTACAAGAATAACAACAAGAAGAACACTAGTTATCAGTCCATCTTTTGCAATGAAGAAGGAGACTAGTGAACCTCTTGATAAggtagaagaagaaatggaggaACCCCGTGAGACCCTGTTGTACTCTTTTACTCCTTTGCCTTTGTTCTTTATGGCTGCTCTTCCTGGAG CTGGTGCTGTGAGATCTCTGTTTGGGCCTTTTGTTGAGCTTATTAAGTCATGGAATCTTCCTGGCTGGCTTGTGCATTGGGGTCACCCTGGAAACATG GCAGTTGTGCTCTTTGCCATGGGTGGCTATGGAACATATCTAGGTTTCCGTATACGTTTTTCTGATGATGTG GAGGAGAAGGCTATGGCCAAAGACTTGCACCCAAAGCTTCTAGCTGGGATGTTTTTCTTCTTCGCTCTTGGAGCAACTGGTGGAATAACAGCTCTACTCACTTCAGATAAACCCATCTTTGAGAG TCCTCATGCTGTTACAGGTTTAACTGGCCTTGCTCTCTTGACCTTACAAACCACATTACCTGCATTATTTGAG AATAATCCAGGATTGCGAAATGTTCATGGTATCTTGGGTAGTGGGATTATGACATTGTTTCTTGTGCACGCTGCTCTTGGACTTCAACTTGGGCTCAGTTTCTAA